A segment of the Manihot esculenta cultivar AM560-2 chromosome 13, M.esculenta_v8, whole genome shotgun sequence genome:
cttatcaatttatttttaattttcaaaaatttaataatttcaatttaatttgattttattcaaaaaagttgataaaatcaaattaaattaattaattaataatattatatcatttgataatataaaatatttaaaatatttcaattaattgttaaaatattaaaaaataaaaaaatttattaaaaaattaaactaattcaattcaatttttattaattctcttcatttaatttaatttttataaatatttaaatttaaatttttatttattcaatttaatttaatcttaaatcAAACCGGTTACCGGAACGGAGTCGATTGCATTTGCAGGATATACCCCTTTCTCGACCTCAACAACCCGCCCTTATTCGGCCGGAACTCCCCACGTCTCTCTTACAGATTCTTGGATGGTTAGGTAAGCGTATGCAAGCAACAATAATTGGTATAAATAAGAAAATCCCAAATTAACCCTCCAAGaatcttttgttttcttttctttcatagTTAACCTCACATTGATTTGTCGGCTCTTTCTTGTTTCTCTCCTAACTCAGAACTGCATAAACAAATACCCAATAGATCAAACGCTCTGATATTGCAGTccaagagaaagagagagagacacCATCATGGGTTTGATCAAAGCAGCCATAGGAGATGCAATTTTAACTTCTATGTGGGTATTTAGCATGCCATTTCTGGGAATTTTCTCCTCCACGATAGCAGAATTCATAGGTGTTGAAGCCAAGTCATTAGCGAGCCTTTTCATTACAATAAACCTAGCAACTTGTTTTGTGCTAACCTTCAGCTTGATAGGAGCAGCTTTAGGTGGTGCTAGCTTCAATCCCACCACAACTCTATCATTTTACGCTGCTGGGATTAAACCTGATGCGTCTCTCATGTCCATGGCCGTCCGATTTCCTGCTCAGGCGGCTGGTGGGGTAGGTGGAGCCACGGCAATCTTACAAGCTATGCCTGGAAAATACAAGCATCTGCTTAAGGGTCCTTCTTTAAAGGTGGATTTACATACAGGAGCAGTTGCAGAAGGGgcttttacttttgttttttgCCTTGCTTTGCTGCTTGTTATGCTTAAGGGTCCCAAGAACTTGTTATTGAAGGTGTGGATGGTGGCTGTGGTTACTGTGGGATTGGTTATTTCTGGAAGGCGATACACAGGACCTTCGTTGAATCCTGCTAATGCCTATGGCTGGGCTTATGTAAACAACTGGCATAACACTTGGGATTTGTTTTACGTTTATTGGATCTGCCCTTTTGTAGGAGCAATTTTGGCTGCTTGGGTTTTTCGTTACCTGTTCAAGGCTCCCATCAAGAAGGATAAGCAAGCTTGAAATAGAAGATCTGCTGTGTGTTTTAGTGGTATTTTCTGGTCTCTTCTATATTTGCTTATATTCTTCTGATCTTGATTCTCTGTGATTTGGAAACTAGAAGCTACTATGAATCCCAAATGAAGGAATCAGGCTATCTATTAATTCGATGTCTGCAAAATCTGCGCTTGAGTTTTCCACCATGACAGATTTGTGGGTGGGAACTTACCAaagactttctttttctttcttgaaaaacaaaataaaaaataaaaagaaagaaagattcTAGCTTGGTGGACAGTCTAGCTGAGCttgtataatttaataattaaaaaataaaatttaataattaattttttcgattaaaatttataatttagtttatataatttaaataaattaataattaatttcacaattttgtaaaaaatttattaattatattctttATGTTAaagatatt
Coding sequences within it:
- the LOC122721530 gene encoding aquaporin SIP1-1-like; protein product: MGLIKAAIGDAILTSMWVFSMPFLGIFSSTIAEFIGVEAKSLASLFITINLATCFVLTFSLIGAALGGASFNPTTTLSFYAAGIKPDASLMSMAVRFPAQAAGGVGGATAILQAMPGKYKHLLKGPSLKVDLHTGAVAEGAFTFVFCLALLLVMLKGPKNLLLKVWMVAVVTVGLVISGRRYTGPSLNPANAYGWAYVNNWHNTWDLFYVYWICPFVGAILAAWVFRYLFKAPIKKDKQA